Proteins from a genomic interval of Anolis sagrei isolate rAnoSag1 chromosome 1, rAnoSag1.mat, whole genome shotgun sequence:
- the LOC137097675 gene encoding zinc finger protein 850-like codes for MEEKAFKCLECGKSFTRRDHLQKHERTHTGKKPYKSLECGQSITHRSYLHRHQTTHTGEKAYKCLECGKSFSENESLRVHEKTHTGKKPYACLECGKSFTNNGNLRKHQRTHTGEKPFKCLECGLSFSENGNLRVHVRTHTGKKPYKCLECGQSFSRNSGLRLHQRTHTGEKPYACLECGKSFTNNGNLRKHQRTHTGEKPYKCLECGQSFSNNGSLRRHQRTHTGEKPYKCLECGQSFTVSGHLRLHQRTHTGEKPYACLECGKSFTDNSSLHRHQSTHTGEKPYACLECGQSFSRNSSLHLHQRTHTGEKPYKCLECGKSFTNNGNLRKHQRTHTGEKPYKCLECRKSFIDSGKLRLHQRTHTGEKPYACLECGKSFTDNSSLHRHQRTHTGEKPFKCLECGLSFSENGNLRVHVRTHTGKKPYKCLECGQRFSRNSSLHLHQRTHTGEKPFKCLECGQSFNNNGNLRTHQRTHTGEKPYKCLECGQSFSRNSSLHLHQRTHTGEKPFKCLECGQSFNNNRNLRTHQRTHTGEKPYKCLECGQSFSRNSSLHLHQRTHTGEKPFKCLECGQSFNNNGNLCTHQRTHTGEKPYKCLECGQSFNVSGHLRLHQRTHTGEKHYACLECGKCFIDNSSLHKHQRIHTGEKPYTCLECGQSFTNNGNLRKHQRTHTGEKPYECLECGQSFSDNGNLRTHQRTHTGEKPYKCLECGQSFIRSTQLRSHQRIHTGEKPFKCLECGQSFTRNSGLRFHERTHTGEKPYICLECGKSFTKNGGLLMHQRTHTGEKPYKCLECRKSFIDSGKLRLHQRTHTGEKPYTCLECGKNFPYDSGLRSHQRTHTGEKP; via the coding sequence ATGGAGGAGAAAgcatttaaatgcctggagtgtggaaagagttttactCGGAGGGATCATCTGCAGAAACATGAAAGGACCCACACTGGGAAGAAGCCCTATAAGtctctggagtgtggacagagcatCACTCATCGTTCatatctacatagacatcaaacaactcatactggggagaaagcctataaatgcctggagtgtggaaagagcttcagtgagaaTGAAAGTCTACGTGTGCATGAAAAAACTCATACTGGGAagaaaccctatgcatgcctggagtgtggaaagagcttcactaacaatggaaatctacgtaaacatcaaaggactcacactggggagaaaccttttaAATGTTTGGAGTGTGGACTTAGCTTCTCTGAGAATGGAAATCTACGAGTGCAtgtaaggactcacactgggaagaaaccctataaatgcctggagtgtggacagagcttctctcGTAATTCAGGTCTACgtttgcatcaaaggactcatactggggagaaaccctatgcatgcctggagtgtggaaagagcttcactaacaatggaaatctacgtaaacatcaaaggactcacactggggagaaaccctataaatgcctggagtgtggacagagcttcagtaACAATGGaagtctacgtagacatcaaaggactcacactggggagaaaccctataagtgtttagagtgtggacagagcttcactgtcAGTGGACATCTACGactgcatcaaaggactcacactggggaaaaaccctatgcatgcctggagtgcggaaagagctttaCCGATAATTCaagtctacatagacatcaaagtactcacactggggagaaaccctatgcatgcctggaatgtggacaaagCTTCTCTCGTAATTCAAGTCTACatttgcatcaaaggactcatactggggagaaaccctataaatgcctggagtgtggaaagagcttcactaacAATGGAAATCTACGTaagcatcaaaggactcacactggggagaaaccctataaatgcctggaatgtagAAAGAGCTTCATTGATAGTGGAAAGTTACgtttgcatcaaaggactcacactggggagaaaccctatgcatgcctggagtgcggaaagagctttaCTGATAATTCaagtctacatagacatcaaagaactcatactggggagaaaccttttaAATGTTTGGAGTGTGGACTTAGCTTCTCTGAGAATGGAAATCTACGAGTGCAtgtaaggactcacactgggaagaaaccctataaatgcctggagtgtggacagagattCTCTCGTAATTCAAGTCTACatttgcatcaaaggactcacactggggagaaaccctttaaatgcctggagtgtggacagagcttcaataACAATGgaaatctacgtacacatcaaaggactcacactggggagaaaccctataaatgcctggagtgtggacagagcttctctcGTAATTCAAGTCTACatttgcatcaaaggactcacactggggagaaaccctttaaatgcctggagtgtggacagagcttcaataACAATCgaaatctacgtacacatcaaaggactcacactggggagaaaccctataaatgcctggagtgtggacagagcttctctcGTAATTCAAGTCTACatttgcatcaaaggactcacactggggagaaaccctttaaatgcctggagtgtggacagagcttcaataACAATGGAAATCTAtgtacacatcaaaggactcacactggggagaaaccctataagtgtctagagtgtggacagagcttcaatgTCAGTGGACATCTACGactgcatcaaaggactcacactggggaaaaacactatgcatgcctggagtgtggaaagtgcTTCATTGATAATTCAagtctacataaacatcaaagaattcacactggggagaaaccttatacatgcctggagtgtggacagagcttcactaacaatggaaatctacgtaaacatcaaaggactcacactggggagaaaccctatgaatgcctggagtgtggacaaagCTTCAGTGACAATGgaaatctacgtacacatcaaaggactcacactggggagaaaccctacaaatgcctggagtgtggacagagctttattCGTAGTACACAACTACGTtcgcatcaaaggattcacactggggagaaaccctttaaatgcctggagtgtggacagagcttcactcgtaATTCAGGTCTACGTTTTCATGAAAGGACTcatacaggggagaaaccctatatatgcctggagtgtggaaagagcttcactaagAATGGAGGTCTACTTAtgcatcaaagaactcacactggggagaaaccctataaatgcctggaatgtagAAAGAGCTTCATTGATAGTGGAAAGTTACgtttgcatcaaaggactcacactggggagaaaccctatacatgcttggagtgtggaaagaacttcccTTATgattcaggtctacgttcacatcaaaggactcatactggggagaaaccctaa